A DNA window from Paenibacillus sp. HWE-109 contains the following coding sequences:
- a CDS encoding tagaturonate reductase has translation MMKERLNANLLTGEQKRQFEAVTASPVTVLQIGEGNFLRGFADWMLHVSKEQGLFHGSVAVTQPRPTGKPKIEELAVQDGIYTLVIRGLEDGLPVERQSVVSMFSQVINPYEEWNRFIALAESDDLRFVISNTTEAGIAYKQEQLTKSPIVSFPGKMAYLLYRRYLVFGGAADKGLIFLPCELLESNGDTLRDIVIRYSLDWEFPDEFRAWLLSSNRFLNTLVDRIVTGYPGEEEAQAWFSEWSYTDRLLTTAEPYHLWAIQGEESLDEQLPLQKAGLNVHWTNDLRPYQQRKVRILNAAHTWMAPLGILHGVEHVREIMEHQVLGQAVKSMVRFEIIPTLPYSAGEMNAYADTVFERFGNPFIRHRLADIGMNSLSKFKVRLLPSLSHYADLGLQIPEGLVEGMASLLRYYRIAQVDGQFEGRDFQGGTYVVRDEVESLMCIAEIWAKAKTNRDDLQSTIKKLLALTTVWGKDLTDWIGLADSICHWWVKTEGRDRG, from the coding sequence ATGATGAAGGAGCGATTAAACGCGAACTTATTGACGGGGGAACAGAAACGCCAGTTTGAAGCCGTTACCGCTAGCCCGGTCACCGTTCTGCAAATTGGAGAAGGAAATTTCTTGAGAGGTTTTGCAGACTGGATGCTTCATGTAAGCAAAGAGCAAGGGTTGTTTCATGGCAGCGTCGCTGTTACCCAGCCCAGACCTACCGGCAAACCTAAAATTGAAGAATTGGCAGTGCAGGATGGAATCTATACGCTTGTCATCCGGGGATTGGAAGACGGTTTGCCGGTAGAACGCCAAAGCGTAGTATCTATGTTTTCCCAGGTTATCAATCCTTATGAGGAATGGAATCGGTTTATCGCCTTGGCGGAAAGTGATGACTTAAGATTCGTCATCTCCAATACGACGGAAGCAGGAATTGCATACAAGCAGGAACAGCTGACAAAGAGCCCCATTGTTTCGTTCCCGGGAAAAATGGCTTATTTGCTTTATCGGCGCTATCTTGTGTTTGGCGGTGCAGCAGATAAAGGTTTAATCTTCCTACCTTGCGAGCTATTAGAAAGTAATGGAGATACGCTTCGCGACATTGTCATTCGATACAGTCTGGATTGGGAGTTTCCGGACGAATTTCGGGCATGGCTGTTGTCAAGCAACCGGTTCTTGAATACGCTGGTCGATCGGATTGTCACTGGTTATCCGGGGGAAGAAGAGGCACAAGCATGGTTTTCAGAATGGTCGTATACGGATCGGCTGCTGACGACTGCGGAACCCTATCATCTGTGGGCCATCCAGGGGGAAGAATCATTAGATGAGCAGCTACCACTGCAAAAAGCCGGATTAAACGTACACTGGACAAATGATTTGCGCCCGTATCAGCAACGTAAAGTGCGTATTCTCAATGCCGCTCATACGTGGATGGCGCCACTCGGCATTCTACATGGTGTCGAGCATGTTCGGGAAATTATGGAGCATCAAGTTTTAGGGCAGGCAGTCAAGTCGATGGTTCGCTTCGAAATCATACCTACCCTTCCCTACTCAGCAGGTGAAATGAATGCATATGCGGATACCGTGTTCGAAAGATTTGGCAATCCGTTCATTCGTCACAGGCTTGCGGATATCGGCATGAACAGTTTGTCAAAATTTAAGGTTAGGTTGCTTCCATCGCTTAGTCATTATGCTGATCTTGGACTTCAGATACCGGAAGGACTTGTCGAGGGGATGGCCAGCTTGCTGCGCTATTATCGTATAGCTCAGGTAGACGGTCAGTTTGAAGGCCGAGATTTTCAGGGAGGAACGTATGTCGTTCGAGACGAAGTAGAGTCATTGATGTGCATTGCAGAAATCTGGGCGAAAGCTAAAACAAATCGTGATGACTTGCAAAGTACCATAAAAAAGCTATTGGCTCTAACAACAGTTTGGGGCAAAGATCTTACAGACTGGATCGGTTTGGCAGATTCGATATGTCATTGGTGGGTAAAAACGGAAGGAAGGGATAGAGGATGA
- a CDS encoding UxaA family hydrolase, translated as MKLWVRLSPNDQVIIMLASLSEGQKLTLEDGSPLILKEDVSRGHKIATDFVPAGHDVHKFGYSIGKASVDIEPGTWVHTHNLRTGLEGIVNYSYEPTNELISSANPADAHRTFMGYERPNGEVGIRNEIWIINTVGCINKTCELLAKKGNVLFGEQVDGIHHFAHPFGCSQLGDDLKFTQKLLASLVQHPNAAGVLVVGLGCENNQIDLFKTVIGDYDTNRVKFLKSQEAEDELEEGITLIGELVEFARTFTRKPLPVAKIKIGLKCGGSDGFSGITANPLVGGASDRLIAAGGTAILTEVPEMFGAETILMKRASDEDVFGRIVALINDFKGYYVRHNQVIYENPSPGNKSGGISTLEEKSLGCTQKGGHSLVTDVVPYGERVVKTGLNLLEAPGNDLVSVTALTAAGAHIVLFTTGRGTPFGGPVPTVKISTNSELAHRKRNWIDFDAGRLLEGQSMEELIEELWESMIAIASGETLTHNEKNGFKEIAIFKDGVIL; from the coding sequence ATGAAACTTTGGGTACGATTATCTCCTAACGATCAGGTCATTATAATGCTTGCCTCGTTATCGGAGGGACAGAAACTGACGTTGGAGGATGGCTCTCCGTTGATTCTGAAGGAGGATGTCTCGCGAGGTCACAAAATCGCAACAGACTTTGTCCCTGCTGGTCATGACGTGCACAAATTTGGCTATTCTATCGGCAAAGCTTCTGTCGATATTGAGCCAGGTACTTGGGTACACACGCATAATTTGAGAACCGGTTTGGAAGGTATCGTGAACTACAGCTACGAGCCGACAAATGAATTAATTTCATCTGCAAATCCGGCGGATGCGCATCGTACGTTTATGGGGTATGAGCGGCCAAACGGGGAAGTCGGCATTCGGAATGAAATTTGGATTATTAATACGGTTGGCTGTATTAATAAGACATGCGAGCTTCTGGCCAAGAAGGGTAACGTACTGTTCGGGGAGCAAGTCGACGGCATTCATCACTTCGCACATCCATTCGGATGCTCACAGCTCGGTGACGACCTCAAATTCACGCAGAAACTGCTAGCCTCTCTTGTACAACACCCGAATGCCGCTGGCGTGCTAGTGGTTGGGCTAGGGTGCGAGAACAACCAGATCGATTTGTTCAAGACTGTAATCGGAGATTATGATACGAATCGGGTCAAATTTCTGAAGTCGCAGGAAGCGGAGGATGAATTAGAGGAAGGCATAACGTTAATCGGAGAACTGGTTGAGTTTGCCCGAACTTTCACAAGGAAGCCGCTTCCGGTAGCGAAAATCAAGATTGGACTGAAATGCGGGGGGTCTGATGGTTTTTCCGGGATCACAGCGAATCCGCTTGTCGGAGGGGCTTCTGACCGGCTCATCGCGGCTGGAGGAACTGCCATTCTAACGGAAGTGCCCGAAATGTTCGGAGCGGAGACGATACTGATGAAGCGGGCGTCGGATGAAGATGTATTCGGCAGGATCGTCGCTCTGATCAACGATTTTAAGGGATATTATGTACGTCACAACCAAGTCATCTATGAGAATCCATCGCCTGGCAATAAATCCGGGGGCATTAGCACGCTGGAGGAAAAGTCGCTCGGCTGTACCCAAAAGGGAGGTCATTCTCTTGTCACGGATGTAGTTCCTTATGGTGAAAGGGTCGTCAAGACAGGGTTGAACTTGCTCGAAGCACCGGGGAACGATTTGGTTTCTGTCACAGCGCTTACAGCAGCAGGCGCGCATATCGTACTTTTCACGACGGGGAGAGGAACGCCATTCGGAGGCCCTGTACCCACCGTTAAAATCTCGACAAACTCGGAGCTGGCCCATCGCAAAAGAAATTGGATCGACTTTGATGCCGGCCGACTTCTAGAAGGCCAAAGCATGGAAGAACTCATAGAGGAATTGTGGGAATCGATGATCGCCATCGCTTCTGGCGAGACGCTTACGCATAACGAGAAAAACGGGTTTAAGGAAATTGCTATTTTCAAAGACGGAGTGATTTTATGA
- a CDS encoding RbsD/FucU family protein, with protein sequence MLKGIPHILSPEILKILMEMGHGDEILLADANFPAASHAQRLVRCDGHGIPELLEATMQLLPLDPYVKKPVALMQVVPGDPIETPIWDTYMAILKNHTENNEPFEEVERFAFYERAKQAYAIVATGERALYANVFLKKGVISS encoded by the coding sequence ATGTTAAAGGGCATACCTCACATTCTATCGCCTGAAATTTTAAAGATTTTGATGGAGATGGGCCATGGCGATGAAATCTTATTAGCCGACGCTAACTTTCCAGCAGCAAGCCATGCCCAAAGACTGGTCAGATGCGATGGTCACGGAATACCTGAATTGCTGGAAGCAACGATGCAATTACTCCCGTTGGATCCTTATGTGAAAAAGCCTGTGGCCCTGATGCAGGTCGTGCCTGGTGATCCAATTGAGACTCCAATCTGGGATACCTACATGGCAATTCTGAAGAATCATACGGAAAACAACGAACCGTTTGAAGAAGTTGAACGCTTTGCCTTTTACGAGCGTGCGAAGCAAGCCTACGCGATCGTAGCAACAGGCGAAAGAGCGTTGTATGCAAATGTATTTCTGAAAAAAGGTGTAATTAGCAGTTAA
- a CDS encoding glycoside hydrolase family 43 protein produces MHKLPRPHHPLVTHIFTADPSAHVFEGKIFIYPSHDLDHDATDNDNGDQYAMEDYHVLSMDGFESPVVDHGQVLHLKDIPWASKQLWAPDAAFKAGTYFLYFPARDHDGIFRIGVATSSSPAGPFLPQPSYIEQSFSIDPAVLLDDDNRAYLYFGGLWGGQLEKWQTDTFEPEAVGPAAEGPAIGPRVALLSEDMLSFQTAPQEISIVDEKGSPILAGDEDRRYFEGPWVHKYNGWYYLSYSTGTTHKLVYAISRNPLGPYTFKGTILPPVIGWTTHHSIVQFEDKWYLFYHDSSLSEGVNHKRCVKYTELFYNEDGTIRMIAPD; encoded by the coding sequence ATGCATAAGCTGCCGAGACCTCATCACCCGCTTGTTACCCATATCTTTACTGCCGATCCTTCGGCACACGTATTTGAGGGGAAAATTTTTATCTACCCGTCTCACGATCTCGATCATGACGCCACTGATAATGACAATGGGGACCAATATGCAATGGAAGATTATCATGTTCTATCCATGGATGGTTTCGAATCCCCCGTTGTCGACCATGGGCAGGTCCTTCATCTCAAAGATATTCCCTGGGCTTCCAAACAACTCTGGGCTCCTGATGCTGCTTTTAAGGCTGGCACCTATTTCTTGTACTTTCCTGCCCGGGATCATGATGGGATTTTTCGAATCGGTGTGGCGACCAGCTCATCGCCGGCCGGTCCGTTTCTTCCTCAACCGTCTTACATCGAGCAAAGCTTCAGTATTGACCCAGCCGTGCTTCTTGATGACGACAATCGGGCATACCTATATTTCGGAGGTCTTTGGGGTGGTCAATTGGAAAAATGGCAGACCGATACTTTCGAGCCGGAAGCGGTGGGACCAGCGGCGGAGGGGCCTGCAATTGGTCCTCGGGTCGCTCTGCTGAGCGAGGACATGCTGTCATTTCAAACCGCTCCTCAAGAAATTTCGATTGTTGACGAAAAAGGCAGCCCGATTCTCGCTGGAGACGAGGATAGGCGCTATTTTGAAGGACCTTGGGTACACAAATATAACGGCTGGTACTACTTGTCTTACTCCACGGGAACCACCCATAAATTAGTATACGCCATCAGTCGGAATCCGTTGGGACCGTATACCTTCAAGGGCACGATCTTACCACCGGTTATCGGCTGGACCACTCATCACTCCATTGTTCAGTTCGAAGACAAATGGTATTTATTTTACCATGACAGTTCTTTGTCAGAAGGCGTTAACCACAAGCGTTGCGTCAAATATACGGAGTTATTCTATAACGAAGATGGTACGATTCGGATGATCGCTCCTGATTAA
- a CDS encoding alpha-L-fucosidase, producing the protein MVKANIAKGPFEPTFESLTKFECPEWFRDAKLGIWSHWGAQSVPMYGDWYARNMYYEGSEQYRYHIRHYGHPSKFGYKDIVQLWKAEKFDPESLMDLYVAAGAKYFVAQAMHHDNFFNYDSKIHRWNSVNMGPKKDIVAMWKAAASRRGLPFGLTEHLGATFSWFQFNKGQDKEGLYAGIPYDGNDPEYEDLYLPNREHYDPNNLQTEPTPWYTDNSWWHQRWLDVIKEVIDLYQPDLLYSDGGLPFASAWDRKDAPLDDPLFEAGLQAAAHLYNTSAAASGGVNRAVYNQKDRRQSVYRIGILDIERSQLPGIKPDPWQTDTCVGDWFYHVKNEYKKPGHVIEILVDIIAKNGNLLLNIPQKPDGTIDDECTYILQEMAKWIQICGEGVYGTRPFRISGEGQSRVVIDHFKEDRVEWNSSDFRFTQKGNTLYAFQMQWPEDHRAVIRTLTLADKVESVRLLGVGEVPFEQPYGALIVSLPDRQPTPYVNCLAIELKP; encoded by the coding sequence ATGGTTAAGGCGAACATCGCCAAGGGTCCTTTCGAACCCACATTTGAATCGCTTACGAAATTCGAGTGCCCGGAGTGGTTCCGGGATGCTAAGCTCGGGATATGGTCACACTGGGGTGCACAATCGGTGCCGATGTACGGGGACTGGTACGCCCGCAATATGTATTACGAAGGTTCCGAGCAATACCGGTACCATATCCGCCATTACGGACATCCGTCGAAATTCGGCTACAAAGATATCGTTCAGTTGTGGAAAGCAGAGAAATTCGATCCGGAATCGCTAATGGACTTGTACGTGGCTGCCGGTGCCAAATATTTCGTCGCACAGGCGATGCACCACGACAACTTCTTCAACTACGATTCGAAAATCCACCGCTGGAATTCGGTCAATATGGGACCGAAGAAAGATATCGTTGCCATGTGGAAAGCTGCCGCTTCCCGCCGGGGACTCCCCTTCGGTCTGACCGAGCACCTGGGTGCGACATTCAGTTGGTTTCAATTTAATAAAGGACAGGATAAGGAAGGCCTTTATGCGGGCATCCCTTATGATGGAAATGATCCCGAGTACGAGGATTTGTATTTGCCGAACCGCGAGCATTATGATCCGAACAATCTGCAAACCGAACCAACGCCTTGGTATACAGACAATTCTTGGTGGCATCAGCGCTGGTTGGACGTCATCAAGGAAGTCATCGATTTATATCAGCCTGATCTGCTGTACTCTGATGGCGGACTGCCGTTCGCCAGCGCCTGGGATAGAAAGGACGCCCCCTTGGATGATCCGTTGTTCGAAGCTGGACTACAAGCGGCCGCTCACTTATACAATACGAGCGCTGCGGCAAGCGGCGGCGTGAATCGCGCTGTTTATAACCAGAAAGACCGCAGGCAGAGCGTTTACCGCATCGGGATCCTCGACATTGAGCGAAGTCAGTTGCCGGGCATCAAACCTGACCCATGGCAGACCGACACGTGTGTCGGGGATTGGTTCTATCATGTGAAGAACGAATACAAGAAACCGGGGCACGTCATCGAAATTCTGGTCGACATCATTGCCAAGAACGGCAACCTGCTTCTCAACATTCCGCAGAAACCGGACGGTACGATCGATGATGAGTGCACCTATATCCTGCAAGAGATGGCCAAATGGATCCAGATATGCGGCGAAGGCGTGTACGGCACCAGACCGTTCCGCATATCGGGCGAAGGACAGTCGCGCGTGGTCATCGATCATTTCAAAGAGGACAGAGTAGAATGGAACTCCAGCGACTTCCGTTTCACCCAAAAGGGAAATACACTCTATGCCTTCCAGATGCAGTGGCCGGAAGATCATCGTGCCGTCATCCGTACATTGACACTTGCTGACAAGGTAGAATCCGTCCGGCTGCTTGGCGTTGGCGAAGTGCCGTTCGAACAGCCGTACGGAGCGCTCATCGTTTCGCTGCCGGACCGGCAGCCTACACCGTACGTCAACTGTCTGGCCATTGAACTTAAGCCGTAA
- a CDS encoding AraC family transcriptional regulator: MDNAQQQLIRLYLDNLQVHVTEMGHNQVWSDWRDLDYTPDYNKFYLICDGEGWLKIGDTEYAPKPGQWFLMPQGVKQSYSYTDGPRFTKYWCHFTAKVGENNLFELLKIPVFLEREDGDEPQRLFQELLSYESYRSLTAPLLMKAAVIKLIAYYIEQAASDVAGVQPAAMSEPLQAVIEHIHLNYYRNLTIDELAERAHLHPNYFIRVFKRRFGTSPIQYVNRKRIEEVKWLLTSTNLMLAEIGTKVGIPDISYLSKLFKSSTGLSPTAYRLTHHPNMSNSTI, encoded by the coding sequence ATGGACAATGCCCAACAACAATTGATCCGTCTTTATCTTGATAACCTTCAGGTTCACGTAACCGAAATGGGACATAACCAGGTTTGGTCCGACTGGCGGGATCTCGATTACACGCCGGACTATAACAAATTTTATTTGATTTGTGATGGCGAAGGATGGTTGAAAATCGGCGATACGGAGTATGCACCTAAACCTGGGCAGTGGTTCCTGATGCCGCAAGGAGTGAAGCAATCTTACTCCTATACGGACGGTCCGCGGTTTACGAAATATTGGTGCCATTTTACGGCAAAGGTCGGGGAAAACAATCTTTTCGAATTGCTGAAAATTCCTGTATTTCTCGAGCGGGAGGACGGAGACGAGCCGCAACGACTGTTCCAGGAACTGCTTTCTTACGAATCCTATAGGTCCCTAACCGCTCCATTGCTCATGAAAGCCGCCGTAATTAAGTTGATCGCCTATTATATTGAGCAAGCCGCTTCCGATGTGGCAGGCGTCCAACCCGCTGCAATGTCCGAGCCGCTTCAAGCCGTTATTGAGCACATTCATCTTAACTACTATCGAAACTTAACGATCGACGAGTTGGCCGAACGTGCCCATCTGCATCCCAACTATTTTATTCGCGTGTTCAAAAGGCGTTTCGGCACATCTCCGATTCAATACGTGAACAGAAAAAGGATCGAAGAAGTGAAGTGGCTATTGACTTCAACGAACCTCATGCTAGCGGAAATCGGCACCAAAGTTGGAATTCCCGATATTTCCTATCTATCCAAATTATTCAAATCATCGACTGGTTTATCTCCAACTGCGTATCGATTGACTCATCATCCGAATATGTCTAATTCGACAATATGA
- a CDS encoding sensor histidine kinase, with protein sequence MSILTQLIFAFSVIMLALIMVVSFFSYQKSSEILHQKSTQFLLYSINQMKERMDNTLEEYDKFSKQLAYNPVVLDYLTQIHMKNLPKIPKYELEKEIARQSQTFARDMIVQILDENENAYTAFNGFDLAWNSISQLKSMNWYPGVAQAEGSLVWAGGEMKNTILVPAVIGSRIINSWSDLKPIGQILIIIPATVVENISQDEQLAEIENIRIVDRNHRIVYSKRKSEIGQTIADGEQKLLRLQDASIMTETIEEEDRFIIKANSSYSGFTILSYVNKHTLEREMKQMQYRIITIGLIALAGAMLFVLLFSWSLSRPLRILTQSFQKIRRGILLPIHGRYANREVITLIHGFNKMVGDLDKAVKDLADKQISEEQAQLIALRAQFQPHFMYNTLNTIFWMLYNKGEEQASEMVHSLSEMLRYTIQPGSDLVPLKEDLKQLQRYIILQTYRYEDKLQVDLQVEDEILDVRVIRLLFQPLVENAIIHGLEPMDRSPGLIRILVFRDGGELVLSVEDNGAGVSENQYRDLLENRSSPNDSHTGLGLMNLNQRIKLVYKLGRGIELSKSELGGLKVTVRIPVMKVGE encoded by the coding sequence ATGTCCATTTTGACACAATTAATATTCGCTTTCAGTGTGATAATGCTCGCTTTAATCATGGTTGTCAGCTTTTTTTCCTATCAGAAGTCTTCAGAAATTCTCCATCAGAAGTCCACCCAGTTTCTGCTATATTCCATCAATCAAATGAAAGAGCGTATGGACAATACATTAGAAGAATACGATAAATTTTCCAAACAATTAGCCTACAATCCGGTGGTTTTGGACTACTTGACCCAGATCCATATGAAAAACCTCCCCAAAATTCCGAAATACGAGTTGGAAAAAGAGATCGCGAGGCAGAGCCAGACTTTTGCCCGTGATATGATCGTTCAGATTTTAGATGAGAACGAGAACGCATATACGGCTTTCAACGGGTTCGACTTGGCGTGGAATTCTATCAGTCAATTGAAAAGTATGAATTGGTATCCGGGGGTCGCTCAAGCGGAGGGAAGCTTGGTTTGGGCGGGAGGCGAGATGAAAAATACGATACTTGTTCCAGCCGTAATCGGCAGCCGTATCATTAATAGTTGGTCCGATCTGAAGCCTATTGGGCAAATTCTCATTATCATCCCTGCAACTGTCGTTGAAAACATTAGTCAGGACGAGCAGTTGGCGGAGATTGAAAATATTCGGATTGTCGATCGCAACCATCGTATCGTTTATTCAAAACGGAAGTCGGAGATCGGTCAAACGATAGCCGACGGGGAACAGAAACTTCTCCGACTTCAAGATGCTTCGATCATGACAGAAACGATTGAGGAAGAAGACCGGTTTATTATCAAAGCCAACTCGTCGTATAGCGGGTTTACCATATTATCCTACGTCAATAAGCATACGTTGGAACGTGAAATGAAGCAGATGCAATACCGCATCATTACGATAGGATTGATCGCTTTGGCAGGAGCGATGCTTTTTGTCTTGCTCTTCTCTTGGTCTTTATCCAGGCCACTACGAATATTAACACAAAGCTTTCAAAAAATTAGACGAGGTATCCTGCTGCCGATTCACGGTCGCTATGCAAACCGGGAAGTGATTACCCTTATTCATGGGTTTAACAAAATGGTCGGCGACTTAGACAAGGCGGTAAAAGATTTGGCCGACAAACAGATCAGCGAGGAACAGGCGCAGTTAATTGCACTGAGAGCGCAGTTTCAGCCGCATTTTATGTATAATACGTTGAATACAATCTTCTGGATGCTGTATAACAAGGGTGAGGAACAGGCGTCGGAGATGGTGCATTCGTTAAGCGAAATGCTGCGATATACGATACAACCCGGTTCAGATTTAGTTCCGTTAAAGGAAGACTTAAAGCAGCTGCAGCGTTATATTATCTTGCAGACCTATCGTTACGAAGATAAGCTTCAGGTAGATTTGCAAGTGGAGGATGAGATTTTGGATGTCCGCGTCATACGTCTACTCTTCCAGCCTCTGGTAGAAAATGCGATTATCCATGGGCTGGAACCAATGGATCGAAGTCCAGGATTGATCCGTATCCTGGTGTTTCGCGACGGCGGAGAGCTTGTGTTATCTGTTGAAGACAATGGTGCCGGTGTGAGCGAGAATCAATATAGAGACTTACTAGAGAATCGGAGCTCCCCCAATGATTCCCACACAGGTTTGGGCTTAATGAATTTAAACCAAAGGATAAAGCTGGTTTACAAGTTGGGCAGGGGAATTGAACTGTCGAAAAGCGAATTGGGCGGATTAAAAGTCACAGTGCGAATTCCTGTTATGAAAGTAGGCGAATGA
- a CDS encoding response regulator, producing MMILVVDDERLPRTSLAGMIRSIDQKHVVMEAENTNEALELFILHSFDLVISDIRMPGKDGLDLVKEIREMDEEANVVLLSGYADFEYAVTGIRLRIFEYVTKPVNKQQMTELLRKMEDRLAERKSKNTLNRLRDRSMLEKRIRDWCHDIPIPYYDEMLLPGYSEIALFHIVASNLVEMDHRLRFFLKNIFGEMLSELGIPVFVDEIRQVTVVFFSQNVPEESLLVKIKESQQEVEQLIRESLTISWGGNITDLAAIPRLYQQSLMTLGTDSLADLPTVGASHYLVKKAIELIQQHYADDISLLTLGEQLHVNPTYLGRLFKKEIDMNFTDYLVRIRMDHAKRLLKQTTLKVYEIAHEVGYEDNTYFSRLFKALHAMTPNAYRNLDKS from the coding sequence ATGATGATTTTGGTGGTTGATGACGAACGGTTACCCAGAACCTCTCTAGCTGGGATGATCAGATCTATTGATCAGAAGCATGTTGTAATGGAGGCTGAAAATACGAATGAAGCTTTGGAATTGTTTATCCTTCATTCGTTTGATCTCGTGATCTCGGACATCCGGATGCCGGGCAAAGACGGGTTGGATTTGGTCAAAGAGATCAGGGAGATGGACGAAGAAGCGAATGTCGTCCTGTTATCCGGGTATGCCGATTTTGAATACGCGGTAACGGGTATCCGCTTGCGCATATTTGAATACGTTACGAAACCTGTAAACAAACAGCAAATGACAGAGCTGCTCCGCAAGATGGAGGATAGGCTCGCAGAGAGGAAATCGAAAAACACACTAAACCGTTTGCGAGACAGAAGTATGCTCGAGAAACGGATACGCGATTGGTGCCATGACATCCCAATCCCTTATTACGATGAAATGCTTCTACCCGGTTACAGCGAGATTGCTTTGTTTCATATAGTTGCTTCAAACCTTGTAGAAATGGACCACCGATTACGCTTTTTCTTGAAAAATATTTTTGGTGAAATGTTGTCGGAGCTTGGTATTCCGGTGTTTGTTGACGAAATTCGTCAGGTTACGGTCGTGTTTTTCTCCCAAAATGTCCCAGAGGAGTCGTTACTGGTCAAAATCAAGGAATCTCAACAGGAGGTCGAGCAGCTCATACGGGAAAGTCTGACCATCAGTTGGGGAGGCAACATCACTGATTTGGCTGCGATCCCTCGGCTGTATCAGCAAAGTTTGATGACTTTGGGAACCGATTCGTTGGCAGATTTACCAACGGTGGGGGCAAGTCATTATTTGGTTAAGAAAGCGATTGAACTCATTCAGCAGCATTATGCAGATGACATTTCGCTTTTGACGCTTGGGGAGCAGCTCCACGTCAATCCTACTTATTTGGGCCGCTTGTTCAAGAAGGAAATCGACATGAATTTTACCGATTATTTGGTGCGCATTCGAATGGACCATGCGAAGCGATTGCTTAAGCAAACTACGTTGAAAGTATACGAGATCGCACATGAAGTCGGATACGAAGACAACACATATTTCAGCAGATTATTCAAAGCATTGCATGCAATGACACCTAATGCATACCGCAACTTAGACAAATCATAA